A genomic window from Lotus japonicus ecotype B-129 chromosome 1, LjGifu_v1.2 includes:
- the LOC130734480 gene encoding histone deacetylase 6-like isoform X1, whose amino-acid sequence MAESDGGASLPSVGSDAVKRSVTYFYEPQIGDYYYGQGHPMKPHRIRMAHELIINYSLFRRMQINRPYPAAVEDICRFHSDDYVDFLASVSPEILSEPTHSHYRQLKRYNVGEDCPVFDGLFDFCQASAGGSIGAAVTLNHSLADIAINWAGGLHHAKKAEASGFCYVNDIVLGILELLKVHRRVLYVDIDVHHGDGVEEAFYTTDRVMTVSFHKFGNFFPGTGHIKDTGLGPGKNYAINVPLDDGMDDVNFRDLFRPIIRKVMEVYQPDAVVLQCGADSLSGDRLGCFNLSVKGHADCLRFLRSYNVPLMLLGGGGYTVRSVARCWCYETAVAVGVELSNKLPFNQYYEFFGPEYTLHVSPRSMANLNTPQDLELIRNLLLEQISRLPHAPSIPFQTTPSTIEVPEEEEEDMDTRPKRRIWSSGEVDSDYEDEAPSPPNSHSTSNISRHLADEMEDDDSDATPSP is encoded by the exons ATGGCGGAGAGTGACGGTGGCGCTTCGCTACCGTCGGTGGGTAGCGACGCCGTGAAGCGGAGTGTGACCTATTTCTACGAACCCCAAATCGGCGACTACTACTACGGCCAAGGCCACCCAATGAAACCGCACAGAATCCGCATGGCGCACGAGCTCATCATCAACTACTCCCTCTTCCGCCGCATGCAGATCAACCGTCCATACCCCGCCGCCGTCGAGGACATCTGCCGCTTTCACTCCGACGACTACGTCGACTTCCTCGCCTCCGTCTCGCCGGAAATCCTCTCCGAGCCCACCCACTCTCACTACCGCCAGCTCAAGCGCTACAACGTCGGTGAGGACTGTCCTGTTTTCGACGGACTCTTCGATTTCTGCCAGGCTTCCGCCGGTGGATCCATCGGCGCCGCCGTCACGCTCAACCACTCCCTCGCCGACATCGCGATCAACTGGGCCGGTGGCTTGCACCATGCGAAGAAGGCTGAGGCCTCTGGGTTTTGCTACGTCAATGACATCGTCCTGGGAATTCTCGAGCTTCTCAAGGTTCACAGG CGTGTGCTGTATGTTGATATTGATGTTCACCATGGAGATGGCGTTGAGGAGGCATTCTACACTACTGATAGAGTGATGACAGTGTCATTTCACAAGTTCGGGAATTTTTTCCCAGGAACTGGGCACATCAAGGACACTGGGCTGGGTCCTGGAAAAAACTATGCTATAAACGTCCCGCTAGATGATGGAATGGATGATGTGAATTTCCGTGATCTGTTCCGCCCCATCATTCGAAAAGTCATGGAGGTTTACCAACCTGATGCTGTTGTTCTTCAATGTGGAGCTGATTCATTGTCCGGCGACAGGTTGGGCTGCTTCAACTTGTCTGTGAAGGGTCATGCAGATTGCCTTCGCTTCCTTAGATCTTACAATGTCCCTCTAATGCTCTTGGGTGGGGGAGGATACACGGTCCGGAGCGTTGCTCGATGCTGGTGTTATGAG ACTGCGGTGGCAGTAGGAGTGGAGCTGAGTAATAAGTTGCCATTCAAtcaatattatgaattttttggcCCTGAGTATACACTTCATGTCAGCCCTAGAAGCATGGCGAACCTAAACACACCCCAGGATTTGGAACTGATTAG GAATCTGTTGCTTGAGCAAATTTCCAGACTCCCCCATGCTCCCAGCATACCTTTTCAGACAACACCGTCAACCATAGAAGTTCCAGAAGAG GAAGAGGAGGACATGGATACAAGACCAAAACGTCGCATATGGAGCAGTGGAGAAGTTGATTCTGACTATGAAGATGAGGCACCTAGTCCACCGAACTCACATTCAACATCCAATATAAG CAGGCATCTGGCAGATGAGATGGAAGATGATGACTCGGATGCGACTCCATCACCTTAA
- the LOC130734480 gene encoding histone deacetylase 6-like isoform X2, translating into MAESDGGASLPSVGSDAVKRSVTYFYEPQIGDYYYGQGHPMKPHRIRMAHELIINYSLFRRMQINRPYPAAVEDICRFHSDDYVDFLASVSPEILSEPTHSHYRQLKRYNVGEDCPVFDGLFDFCQASAGGSIGAAVTLNHSLADIAINWAGGLHHAKKAEASGFCYVNDIVLGILELLKVHRRVLYVDIDVHHGDGVEEAFYTTDRVMTVSFHKFGNFFPGTGHIKDTGLGPGKNYAINVPLDDGMDDVNFRDLFRPIIRKVMEVYQPDAVVLQCGADSLSGDRLGCFNLSVKGHADCLRFLRSYNVPLMLLGGGGYTVRSVARCWCYETAVAVGVELSNKLPFNQYYEFFGPEYTLHVSPRSMANLNTPQDLELIRNLLLEQISRLPHAPSIPFQTTPSTIEVPEEEEEDMDTRPKRRIWSSGEVDSDYEDEAPSPPNSHSTSNIRHLADEMEDDDSDATPSP; encoded by the exons ATGGCGGAGAGTGACGGTGGCGCTTCGCTACCGTCGGTGGGTAGCGACGCCGTGAAGCGGAGTGTGACCTATTTCTACGAACCCCAAATCGGCGACTACTACTACGGCCAAGGCCACCCAATGAAACCGCACAGAATCCGCATGGCGCACGAGCTCATCATCAACTACTCCCTCTTCCGCCGCATGCAGATCAACCGTCCATACCCCGCCGCCGTCGAGGACATCTGCCGCTTTCACTCCGACGACTACGTCGACTTCCTCGCCTCCGTCTCGCCGGAAATCCTCTCCGAGCCCACCCACTCTCACTACCGCCAGCTCAAGCGCTACAACGTCGGTGAGGACTGTCCTGTTTTCGACGGACTCTTCGATTTCTGCCAGGCTTCCGCCGGTGGATCCATCGGCGCCGCCGTCACGCTCAACCACTCCCTCGCCGACATCGCGATCAACTGGGCCGGTGGCTTGCACCATGCGAAGAAGGCTGAGGCCTCTGGGTTTTGCTACGTCAATGACATCGTCCTGGGAATTCTCGAGCTTCTCAAGGTTCACAGG CGTGTGCTGTATGTTGATATTGATGTTCACCATGGAGATGGCGTTGAGGAGGCATTCTACACTACTGATAGAGTGATGACAGTGTCATTTCACAAGTTCGGGAATTTTTTCCCAGGAACTGGGCACATCAAGGACACTGGGCTGGGTCCTGGAAAAAACTATGCTATAAACGTCCCGCTAGATGATGGAATGGATGATGTGAATTTCCGTGATCTGTTCCGCCCCATCATTCGAAAAGTCATGGAGGTTTACCAACCTGATGCTGTTGTTCTTCAATGTGGAGCTGATTCATTGTCCGGCGACAGGTTGGGCTGCTTCAACTTGTCTGTGAAGGGTCATGCAGATTGCCTTCGCTTCCTTAGATCTTACAATGTCCCTCTAATGCTCTTGGGTGGGGGAGGATACACGGTCCGGAGCGTTGCTCGATGCTGGTGTTATGAG ACTGCGGTGGCAGTAGGAGTGGAGCTGAGTAATAAGTTGCCATTCAAtcaatattatgaattttttggcCCTGAGTATACACTTCATGTCAGCCCTAGAAGCATGGCGAACCTAAACACACCCCAGGATTTGGAACTGATTAG GAATCTGTTGCTTGAGCAAATTTCCAGACTCCCCCATGCTCCCAGCATACCTTTTCAGACAACACCGTCAACCATAGAAGTTCCAGAAGAG GAAGAGGAGGACATGGATACAAGACCAAAACGTCGCATATGGAGCAGTGGAGAAGTTGATTCTGACTATGAAGATGAGGCACCTAGTCCACCGAACTCACATTCAACATCCAATATAAG GCATCTGGCAGATGAGATGGAAGATGATGACTCGGATGCGACTCCATCACCTTAA